DNA sequence from the Acidothermus cellulolyticus 11B genome:
GCACGACGTCCGGTGAGGCCTCCAACCCCCACGCCGTCCACCCAGGGCGTGGATACCGGGCGAACAATTCGAGGTACGGCCCGGGTGAGCAGGCTTCGATGATGTCGTACTGTTCGTCCGGCTTCCTGCTGTGTTCCCGTTTCCGGGTCTCAATGAGATTCACCTGCGACCGTCCGGGCGCGAGTGTGCGCATTCTGCCGCGGACGCCGAAAAGGATCGGTTCGGTGACGTTGCGGAAATAAAATCCGACGCCGCGGCCGTCAGGGCCGCCGTCCTTCCGCCGCTTCACCCACACGATCATGGAAACGTACCGGAACCCCCACGCCGCCATCACCTGAAGACCGTCGGGGATCAGCGCGTTGGGACACCACAGGTACAAGTGAGCCGCATCGGCGACAACCTCGCCGACCGGCAGCGCCGAAATTTCGGCAACCGTCATGGTCTCGTAGCGGCCAAGGCGTCGGTGCTCCGGCGCGACCTTGCCTGTTCGGTTGACAAACCGCCATGGCGGATCGGCCAACACGGTCCGGAAACCACCCGGAACCGTCGGAAGTGCAACGCTCATGGTCATCTACGCTATCCCGCCGCACACCAGCGACCGCGTTGCCACACGTGTTGACGCTTCTCGGCGCCGGCCCATGCATGTTGACACCCCTGCGCACCGGCCCATGCGTGTTGACGCTTCTCGGCACCGGCCAATAAGTTGGGACTGTCAACAAAATCCGGACCGGAGGCGGGAATGTCACTCACCACTGCATCGTCGAAAACTATCGAAGTTGCCACGCCGTCGAAGGAAGACCGTTTCAGCTTTGGTCTGTGGACCGTCGGCTGGCAGGCGCGTGATCCCTTCGGTGAAGCGACACGTCCGCCGCTGGATCCGGTGGAGGCTGTTCACAAGCTCGCCGAATTAGGCGCCTACGGGGTCACCTTCCATGACGACGACCTCGTTCCGTTCGGCAGCAGCGATGCGGAGCGCGCTCGGCTTATCGACCGTTTCAAGAAGGCGCTTGCCGACACCGGCCTGGTCGTCCCGATGATGACGACGAATCTCTTCACCCATCCGATCTTCAAGGATGGTGCGTTCACCGCCAATGACCGGTCCATTCGGCGGTATGCGATCCGTAAGGTGATGCGCAATCTGGATCTGGCGGCCGAACTCGGCGCCCGTACGTACGTTTTCTGGGGTGGCCGCGAGGGAAGCGAAATCGACGCCGCAAAGGACATTCGTGCTGCGCTTGACCGGTACCGCGAGGCGATTGACACCCTCGCGCAATACGTCAAAGACCAAGGCTACGGCATCCGGTTCGCCCTCGAACCGAAACCCAATGAGCCGCGGGGTGATATTTTCCTCCCGACGATCGGGCATGCGCTCGCGTTCATCAACTCCCTGGAGCATTCGGACATCGTCGGGCTGAATCCTGAAGTCGGTCACGAGCAGATGTCCAATTTGAATTTCGTGCACGGGATCGCACAGGCCCTCTGGCACGGGAAACTCTTCCACATCGACCTCAACGGCCAGCACGGGCCGAAGTACGACCAGGACTTGGTCTTCGGTCACGGTGACCTGCTCAGCGCGTTCTTCCTCGTCGACCTGCTGGAGAACGGCTTTCCCGGCGGCGGCCCGGTGTACGACGGTCCGCGGCACTTCGACTACAAGCCGATGCGCACGGAGGACATCGACGGCGTCTGGGCGTCCGCCGCGGCGAACATGCGCACGTACCTCCTCCTCAAGCAGCGGGCAAAGGCGTTTCGAGCGGATCCGGAGGTGCAGGCCGCACTCACCGCAAGTCGTGTTCCCGAGTTGGCCGTCCCCACCCTCGGCGAGGGCGAGTCGTACGCCGACCTGCTGGCCGACCGGTCCGCGTGGGAGGAATTCGACGTCGATCGAGCCGCCAACCAAGGCTACGGGTACGCCCGTCTCGATCAGCTCGCCATCGAGCACCTCCTCGGCGCACGCGGCTGACCCGCGACGACCCGGCTACGAAACGGACACCCGATGACGCGAACGCTCGTCGCCGGCGTCGATTCGTCGACCCAAGCCTGCAAAGTGGTGATCCGCGACGCCGTCACCGGAGAACTCGTCCGGCAAGGCCGGGCGCCGCACCCGCCCGGCACCGAGGTTCACCCCGACGAGTGGTGGACGGCCCTGCAGGCCGCAGTCGAGGACGCCGGCGGGTGGGACGACGTCTCTGCCATTTCCGTCGCCGCGCAGCAGCACGGCATGGTCTGCCTGGATGCAACGGGAACCGTGGTTCGGCCGGCCCTGCTGTGGAATGACACCCGCTCGGCGCCGGACGCCGACGATCTGGTCCGGGAGCTAGGGAACGGCGACCCGGAAGCGGGCGCCAAGGCGTGGGCCGACGCAATCGGCACGGTTCCCGTCGCCTCGTTCACGGTCACGAAGTTGCGCTGGCTCGCTCGCTGCGAGCCGGCGCACGCGGCACGGACCGCTGCCGTCTGCTTGCCCCACGATTGGCTCACCTGGCGGTTGCGCGCGTCCGAGGACTCGACGACGCCGGATCTGACGGCGCTGACAACCGACCGCTCAGACGCCAGCGGCACGGGCTACTGGGCAGCCGCAACCGGCTACCGGCAGGACCTCCTGGAGCGGGCCTTTGGACGTCGTCCTCTGCTGCCGCTCGTCCTGGAACCCGCGGAGCGCAGCGGACTTGCCCGCGGCGGTCAGGTCCTGGGGCCTGGTGCCGGCGACAACGCGGCAGCCGCGCTCGGTGTGGACGCCGGTCCCGGTGACGTGATCGTGTCAATCGGCACCTCGGGAACCGTCTTCGCCGTGAGCGAGACCCCGACCGCCGATCCCACCGGCGCAGTGGCCGGATTCGCCGATGCGACCGGCCGTTTTCTGCCGCTCGTCTGCACCCTGAACGCCGCCCGTGTCCTTGATGTGACGGCGAGAATCCTGGGGACCGACGGCGATGGGCTTGCCGAGCTTGCCCTCTCCGCGCCGGCGGGCGCTGACGGCTTGGTTGTCATTCCGTATCTGGAAGGAGAACGAACGCCGAACCGCCCGAATGCGACCGGCGCCGTCCACGGCTGGACGCTGGCCAATTCGACGCCGGCGCATCTGGCCCGTGCGGCCATTGAAGGCGTGCTCTGCGGCCTCGCGGACGGCCTCGACGCGCTCGTCGCGCACGGCGTCGCGGTGCAGCGGGTGGTGCTCATTGGCGGCGGGGCACGGAATGCGGCCGTCCGGCAGATCGCGCCGGCCGTCTTCGGAGTGCCGGTGATCGTCCCCGAACCGGGTGAATACGTCGCCGACGGCGCCGCCCGGCAGGCGGCGTGGACTCTCCTCGGTGAGGCGGAACCTCCGCAGTGGAAGGCCACGCGGACCGATCGCTACGAAGCATCCCCTACACCGTGGGTGCGGGAGCGGTACGCGGAGCTGCGCGACCTGGTGGCGCAGCGACTCCCGCACTGACGACGCACCGGTCAGTCGCCTGGCCGCGCAGTCGAGCGGCTGTTACGACCGCTGCGCAGGACGGCCGGGTTCGTGCTGCGGCTCAGCGTGCTCGATCGGGACGTCTGTCATGAGGGCGGTCGCCAACGCCGTAATGACGAACAACAGAAACGTCACGACGTGCACCGCCGTGCACCAGAGGCAAATCTTGCCGATAATGACGAATTCCGCATACAGCAGGTAAAACACAAAGAGAATTCCAGCGACGCAATATCCGACGCGGCCGTACCGGACACGGGGATCGGACGACCGCCATGCGGCGGGGAGCTGCCAGGGCACCATGCCGAGGAAATACGCCAGACCGAGCACAGCCACCGGAATGCCGAACACCCGCGACTGCGGGCTTGTCGTCACCTGCTCGCAGTTGATGACGCCTTTGCTCGAGCAAATGAGCTGCACGGACTGGTCGTAGTGCACGACGGTGAGGTACGCCGCCAGACCGACGCCGATGATGGTGAGAAGGAGCCCGATCGGCGCGGCCCAGCGCGGTGTGCGCATCGCAGGCGCTACTTCCCGCCGTTCAACGCCGCTTCGGCCGCCTTGACGGACGGTGCGCTGCAGACATTTGTCGGCTGACCGCCGGTCGCCTCGCAGATTATCGCGGTGTAGATGTCAGCGGCGGCAAGAATCGCCTTGCCTTGCTTGGAGGACGGATCCTCAAGCGCCTTGGCAACCTGGTCCACCGTCATTCCGCTCAGCAACGTCGGTTGAAGGGCATCGCCTTTCTGCGCCCATTTGCCGGCAAAATCGATGAACGGGTAGGCCAGCCCGCCTACTGACTGGAAGAGGGAATTTTCGGCGCTGGTGAGCTGCTCCAGCGGGCGCCCCAGCCCGTCCTCTTCTTCCTTGCCGACAAAGACCAGGTACGGGCTGGAGTAGCTGGACTGGTAAAAGGAGAGGGTCGGAATGTGGGCCGGTGAGTCGCTGTTCGACGAGTACGTCGTCTTCAGATTGCTGAACTGGCCGAACCGGCTGAGCGCAATGGCCAGGGGCCACCGGGTGTTGCCGCAGTGCGGGCAGTATTCCGCGCCAACGTAGAGGACTTCCGGCTTTCCCCCGGAGGTGAGCGGTTGACCGTCGAGCTTGGCCGGCGGACCGGCGATCGTCGAGAAATCCGGCGTTGTCGAGGTGCGCTGCGCCGCAGCCTGAAGCGCGTTGAGGACGGACGGGGCAGCGGGTGTCACGGGATTCGCCTTCGCGCCGTGTGACGACTTGGTCACCACGCCGACGATGATGACCGCTGCCACGACGGCAAGCACGGCGAGCACGGAGCCGCCGACGACCATGATGTTCCGGCGCCGCTCCTTCCGG
Encoded proteins:
- a CDS encoding MT-A70 family methyltransferase; this encodes MTMSVALPTVPGGFRTVLADPPWRFVNRTGKVAPEHRRLGRYETMTVAEISALPVGEVVADAAHLYLWCPNALIPDGLQVMAAWGFRYVSMIVWVKRRKDGGPDGRGVGFYFRNVTEPILFGVRGRMRTLAPGRSQVNLIETRKREHSRKPDEQYDIIEACSPGPYLELFARYPRPGWTAWGLEASPDVVPRGRRFPNYAWDTAAAVSPSR
- the xylA gene encoding xylose isomerase, with protein sequence MSLTTASSKTIEVATPSKEDRFSFGLWTVGWQARDPFGEATRPPLDPVEAVHKLAELGAYGVTFHDDDLVPFGSSDAERARLIDRFKKALADTGLVVPMMTTNLFTHPIFKDGAFTANDRSIRRYAIRKVMRNLDLAAELGARTYVFWGGREGSEIDAAKDIRAALDRYREAIDTLAQYVKDQGYGIRFALEPKPNEPRGDIFLPTIGHALAFINSLEHSDIVGLNPEVGHEQMSNLNFVHGIAQALWHGKLFHIDLNGQHGPKYDQDLVFGHGDLLSAFFLVDLLENGFPGGGPVYDGPRHFDYKPMRTEDIDGVWASAAANMRTYLLLKQRAKAFRADPEVQAALTASRVPELAVPTLGEGESYADLLADRSAWEEFDVDRAANQGYGYARLDQLAIEHLLGARG
- the xylB gene encoding xylulokinase, coding for MTRTLVAGVDSSTQACKVVIRDAVTGELVRQGRAPHPPGTEVHPDEWWTALQAAVEDAGGWDDVSAISVAAQQHGMVCLDATGTVVRPALLWNDTRSAPDADDLVRELGNGDPEAGAKAWADAIGTVPVASFTVTKLRWLARCEPAHAARTAAVCLPHDWLTWRLRASEDSTTPDLTALTTDRSDASGTGYWAAATGYRQDLLERAFGRRPLLPLVLEPAERSGLARGGQVLGPGAGDNAAAALGVDAGPGDVIVSIGTSGTVFAVSETPTADPTGAVAGFADATGRFLPLVCTLNAARVLDVTARILGTDGDGLAELALSAPAGADGLVVIPYLEGERTPNRPNATGAVHGWTLANSTPAHLARAAIEGVLCGLADGLDALVAHGVAVQRVVLIGGGARNAAVRQIAPAVFGVPVIVPEPGEYVADGAARQAAWTLLGEAEPPQWKATRTDRYEASPTPWVRERYAELRDLVAQRLPH
- a CDS encoding vitamin K epoxide reductase family protein, with product MRTPRWAAPIGLLLTIIGVGLAAYLTVVHYDQSVQLICSSKGVINCEQVTTSPQSRVFGIPVAVLGLAYFLGMVPWQLPAAWRSSDPRVRYGRVGYCVAGILFVFYLLYAEFVIIGKICLWCTAVHVVTFLLFVITALATALMTDVPIEHAEPQHEPGRPAQRS
- a CDS encoding DUF929 domain-containing protein, which gives rise to MSGDDRSVHSSERVSAKYAAKRAATERIAAQRAAQARKERRRNIMVVGGSVLAVLAVVAAVIIVGVVTKSSHGAKANPVTPAAPSVLNALQAAAQRTSTTPDFSTIAGPPAKLDGQPLTSGGKPEVLYVGAEYCPHCGNTRWPLAIALSRFGQFSNLKTTYSSNSDSPAHIPTLSFYQSSYSSPYLVFVGKEEEDGLGRPLEQLTSAENSLFQSVGGLAYPFIDFAGKWAQKGDALQPTLLSGMTVDQVAKALEDPSSKQGKAILAAADIYTAIICEATGGQPTNVCSAPSVKAAEAALNGGK